The following are encoded together in the Bradysia coprophila strain Holo2 unplaced genomic scaffold, BU_Bcop_v1 contig_94, whole genome shotgun sequence genome:
- the LOC119085207 gene encoding ankyrin repeat domain-containing protein 50-like, producing MHLIEVFLLCVGFILVSGFQGRSTRVSVNIEPLLESIRSENLASIQRLLKDQNLNVENRRGVSPLGLAVQKNNKDIVDLLIRNGASVTYPKGILKTAVERGNDKIVELLIQNGVNVNTVDFLGESPLQLASYKGFEKIVEKLVKNGARVNDSDVSGKTALHQAASFGRVRVAEQLIRNGANVNQQDKEGKTPLHYAAIHGHVDLTDLLRRSGADIDIVDNRGRTALNDARANRKL from the exons ATGCATTTGATTGAGGTTTTCTTACTCTGCGTTGGATTTATCCTGGTCAGCGGATTTCAAG GTCGTTCGACCAGAGTTAG CGTAAATATCGAGCCGCTACTTGAAAGTATACGAAGCG aaaatttagcaaGTATTCAGCGACTGCTAAAAGACCAAAACTTGAACGTTGAAAACAGAAGAGGAGTGTCTCCACTCGGCTTAGCCGTTCAAAAAA ATAACAAGGACATTGTGGATTTATTGATTCGAAATGGCGCCAGCGTAACCTACCCAAAGGGAATATTAAAAACTGCCGTTGAGCGTG GCAATGAtaaaattgtggaattatTAATCCAGAATGGGGTGAATGTCAACACAGTTGATTTTTTGGGAGAATCACCGCTACAATTGGCCTCTTATAAAG GATTCGAGAAAATCGTTGAAAAGTTGGTGAAAAACGGTGCTAGAGTGAATGATTCAGACGTAAGTGGGAAAACTGCGTTACATCAAGCGGCTTCATTTG GACGAGTGAGAGTTGCCGAACAATTGATTAGAAACGGAGCAAATGTTAATCAACAGGATAAAGAGGGCAAAACTCCTTTACACTACGCTGCTATTCACG GTCATGTCGACTTGACTGATTTATTAAGAAGAAGTGGTGCCGATATCGATATCGTGGATAATCGTGGCAGAACAGCATTGAATGACGCGCGTGCCAATCGTAAATTATAA
- the LOC119085206 gene encoding GATOR complex protein Wdr59 has protein sequence MSSYSEIFMKEPTSCFSRQSSWYSTEHRDLQATAMSLDWSGQFILLAGRRHLALQSLDKFDDDEDSLRKFYRNSKHEVSSAEWAICEHSQEYCALATSQLIEVITWRSGHPTLIHSLRAHTRVITDIDWHMKHPHLLASCSIDTFTHLWDLRDPRKPILSLSAVCMSGATQVGFNRVSGNLLATAHDGDLRIWDQRMGSCPIQYITAHLSRIHGINWSHYYETHLTTASQDGTVKYFDINNPRRAERIITTSSPVWRARYTPFADGLVTVIVPHLGRGENSLLLWNNSKQSAPICSFVGHTDVVLDFAWRPKRNQSSSDMELITWSRDQSVRVWRIDEALQKQCESPQPEDDAFESSNRLNVPSKPSRNRTQPSCSLQHEFSLLNTNIPHIDVEVLDPIKRNATLRITVNGLVIMLQVTFPITYPDSQIPDFAYCQGTNIDINLSDSLMKVLKTSATQRTKNGRPCLEFCLRALVTAFKKATNAGDKTNIRLQSPRLEGALSGCVMDACVPFPRTSGARFNHVGILVTFSQVINSKGISLKHQNTTPRALSALSGGYLGNVMGSQPVLYAHHRDANSTAFYLHDRVRKSTKNRVVLPKPSSPSVLVYDVSKILFVSRDLAENYIIDSKNVAYMCRHNKEIAQQFGYPEIAQCWELAEIVAATTNETESESDDMVFNQIPFPKNILESLILHHAQNYDIQTAAMICCAFGRHCPQNELSRTSSLSNKSNQSHIRSGQRIFKQSGSPYHTILPVDSKTNQSWGAALYKQFRSNSWSDSLDECRTGFELNRTILGDSQRHLYDNFKRAYSEMLYRWGLLVNRTKVLKYLSSSSDTFRGVEFVTECIKCAKVTQAPMCRDCHKPLLYCSLCRLPVRGSANSCLFCGHGGHLLHMKQWFEKNEVCATGCGCYCLKESSKLVEL, from the exons ATGTCGTCATATTCGGAGATTTTCATGAAAGAGCCTACGAGCTGCTTCTCTAGACAAAGTTCTTGGTATTCCACCGAACACAGAGACCTTCAGGCAACCGCAATGTCTTTGGACTGGTCGGGACAATTCATTCTATTAGCAGGAAG ACGTCACCTTGCGCTACAAAGTCTGGATAAATTTGATGATGACGAGGACAGTCTGCGAAAATTTTACCGCAATTCGAAACATGAAGTTTCATCCGCTGAATGGGCTATCTGTGAGCACAGTCAAGAGTATTGCGCGCTGGCT ACCAGTCAATTGATTGAGGTGATTACTTGGCGATCCGGACATCCAACCCTCATCCATTCACTGCGGGCACACACTCGAGTAATTACAGACATAG ACTGGCACATGAAGCATCCACATCTACTGGCAAGTTGTTCGATTGACACCTTCACACATTTGTGGGATCTACGAGACCCCAGAAAACCCATTCTTTCGCTCAGTGCAGTATGCATGT CTGGTGCTACACAGGTCGGTTTCAATCGAGTATCTGGAAATCTATTGGCAACCGCTCACGATGGCGATCTACGAATTTGGGATCAAAGAATGGGTTCGTGTCCCATACAGTACATAACGGCACACTTGTCGCGTATACACGGCATCAATTGGAGTCATTACTACGAGACACATCTGACAACAGCCAGTCAAGATGGGActgtaaaatatttcgacataaATAATCCACGACGAGCAGAAAGGATAATCACAACATCGTCACCGGTGTGGCGTGCCAGATACACG CCATTCGCCGATGGCTTAGTAACGGTTATCGTACCGCATCTGGGACGCGGCGAAAATAGCTTGTTGTTGTGGAACAACTCAAAACAAAGTGCGCCGATTTGCTCGTTCGTCGGTCATACTGATGTTGTTCTAGACTTTGCTTGGAGACCGAAACGGAATCAATCTTCATCGGACATGGAACTTATCACATGGTCGCGAGATCAATCGGTTCGCGTTTGGAGGATCGATGAAGCGTTGCAAAAGCAGTGCGAGTCACCACAGCCCGAAGATGATG CGTTCGAATCGTCGAATCGGTTAAACGTACCATCCAAACCATCGAGAAATCGCACACAGCCGTCTTGCTCGTTACAGCACGAATTCTCACTGTTAAATACAAACATTCCGCACATTGACGTAGAGGTATTGGACCCCATAAAAAGGAACGCTACACTGCGGATAACAGTCAACGGCCTTGTAATTATGCTGCAAGTGACATTTCCGATCACCTATCCCGACTCCCAGATTCCAGACTTCGCATACTGCCAGGGAACCAACATTGACATAAATCTGTCGGACTCATTGATGAAAGTTCTAAAGACCAGCGCCACCCAACGAACTAAGAATGGACGACCTTGCTTGGAATTTTGTCTGCGAGCCCTTGTGACCGCGTTCAAAAAG GCTACAAACGCGGGCGACAAGACGAACATCCGATTGCAATCGCCTCGTTTGGAGGGCGCTCTCAGTGGATGTGTAATGGATGCCTGTGTACCATTTCCAAGAACTTCCGGCGCTCGATTCAATCACGTTGGAATTTTAGTCACTTTTTCGCAAGTCATTAATTCGAAGGGAATTTCGTTGAAGCATCAGAACACCACCCCAAG GGCGCTTTCTGCTCTGAGTGGTGGTTACCTAGGCAATGTGATGGGCTCGCAACCAGTTCTGTATGCACATCATCGAGATGCGAATTCGACAGCCTTTTACTTACATGATCGGGTCAGA AAATCGACGAAGAACCGTGTCGTGTTGCCGAAACCGTCATCACCATCGGTGCTAGTCTATGACGTTtccaaaatattattcgtcAGTCGAGATTTGGCGGAGAATTACATCATCGACTCAAAGAATGTTGCCT ACATGTGTCGCCACAACAAGGAAATAGCTCAGCAATTTGGCTATCCCGAAATAGCGCAATGCTGGGAACTAGCCGAAATAGTCGCTGCAACGACAAACGAAACCGAATCGGAATCGGATGACATGGTGTTCAATCAAATTCCATtcccgaaaaatattttggagtCACT GATTCTGCATCATGCCCAAAATTATGACATACAAACGGCGGCGATGATCTGTTGTGCTTTTGGTCGACATTGTCCACAGAACGAATTGTCGAGAACTTCTAGTCTCAGCAATAAGTCCAATCAAAGC CATATACGTAGCGGTCAACGAATATTTAAg CAAAGTGGATCGCCGTACCACACAATACTTCCGGTCGATTCAAAAACAAACCAATCATGGGGAGCCGCCTTATACAAACAATTTCGCAGCAATTCATGGTCGGATTCGTTGGATGAATGCCGGACGGGATTCGAACTGAACAG AACGATTCTGGGAGATTCACAGCGTCACCTCTACGACAACTTTAAGCGAGCATATTCGGAGATGCTGTACCGTTGGGGCCTTTTAGTGAATCGAACCAAAGTACTGAAATATCTGTCCAGCAGCAGTGATACGTTTCGTGGCGTTGAATTCGTCACCGAGTGCATCAAATGTGCGAAAGTTACGCAGGCGCCAATGTGCAGAGATTGTCATAAACCATTGCTGTATTGCTCGCTATGTCGGTTGCCTGTTAGAGGCTCTGCCAATTCATGCTTGTTTTGTGGACATGGTGGTCACCTGTTACATATGAAACAATGGTTTGAA AAAAATGAAGTTTGTGCAACAGGTTGCGGTTGTTATTGTCTTAAGGAAAGTTCAAAATTAGTGGAATTATAA